Proteins from a single region of Scleropages formosus chromosome 24, fSclFor1.1, whole genome shotgun sequence:
- the LOC108936476 gene encoding MOB kinase activator 2-like gives MGGCHSLGGATKAAAAATPAKKGEFSDIAAHKLNNNSKVAPSLAEKPYLRKAYVSEGIGPVDTRALSALPRGLDRAEWIASNALAFFKLVSLLCGATSEFCTTRSCPTATGPGNKTYYWTDEHGRKVKCSAPLYADYAMSYIQELLTDEEVFPTRAGCPFPTGYIFLVQKVFSYLFHMLAHLYEAHFDNIVVAEMHPHLNTLLAHLVTFTQEFELLEPSETAPLEDLITALLHFHST, from the exons ATGGGGGGCTGTCACAGCCTCGGCGGCGCCACAaaggcagcggcggcggcgaccCCCGCAAAGAAGGGGGAATTCTCGGACATCGCCGCGCACAAACT AAATAACAACTCGAAAGTGGCCCCCTCCCTGGCGGAGAAGCCCTACCTGCGGAAGGCGTACGTGTCCGAGGGCATCGGCCCCGTGGACACGAGGGCGCTGTCGGCGCTGCCCAGGGGGCTCGACCGGGCCGAGTGGATCGCCAGCAACG CCCTCGCCTTCTTCAAGCTCGtcagcctgctgtgtggcgCCACCTCCGAGTTCTGCACCACCAGGTCCTGCCCCACCGCCACGGGCCCGGGCAACAA GACTTACTATTGGACCGATGAGCACGGGAGGAAGGTGAAGTGTTCCGCGCCGCTCTACGCCGACTACGCCATGTCCTACATCCAAGAGCTGCTTACAGACGAAGAGGTTTTTCCCACAAGAGCAG GCTGTCCCTTCCCCACCGGATACATCTTTCTGGTCCAAAAGGTCTTCTCATACCTGTTCCACATGCTGGCCCACCTGTATGAGGCCCACTTTGACAACATTGTGGTGGCGGAGATGCACCCACACCTCAACACACTGCTGGCTCACCTGGTGACTTTCACGCAGGAGTTTGAGCTCCTGGAACCATCTGAGACCGCTCCACTCGAGGACCTTATCACTGCCCTCTTGCACTTCCACAGCACATGA